A DNA window from Panthera tigris isolate Pti1 chromosome X, P.tigris_Pti1_mat1.1, whole genome shotgun sequence contains the following coding sequences:
- the TMEM187 gene encoding transmembrane protein 187 — protein MQPESTRALCHVAVASCFCLAVVYAGVFDGVSIQVGYEHYAEAPVAGLPVFLAMPFNSLVNTAYVLLGVYWLRRKAVPLGHPVHARRVRYLKDVFAAMALVYGPVQWLRVATQTHRAAVLDQWLTLPIFAWPAAWCLSLDRGWRPGLFLAIEGLSLGSYGLAWLHPCGFEAALGAHIAVAVGRALHAHRRHGGASSGRRLALGVLSCAGFVVLKLCDHQLARWRLFQRLTGHFWSKVCDVLQFHCAFLFLTGLNTGWRLPPDGKAH, from the coding sequence ATGCAGCCCGAGTCCACGCGGGCGCTGTGCCACGTGGCTGTGGCCAGCTGCTTCTGCCTGGCCGTCGTCTACGCGGGGGTTTTCGACGGCGTCTCCATTCAAGTGGGCTACGAACACTACGCTGAAGCCCCGGTCGCCGGCCTCCCCGTCTTCCTCGCCATGCCCTTCAACTCACTCGTTAACACGGCCTACGTGCTCCTGGGGGTGTACTGGCTGCGGAGGAAGGCGGTTCCCCTGGGGCACCCCGTGCACGCGCGGAGGGTTCGCTACCTGAAGGACGTGTTCGCCGCCATGGCCCTGGTGTACGGCCCGGTGCAGTGGCTGCGGGTCGCCACGCAGACGCACCGCGCCGCCGTGCTGGACCAGTGGCTCACCTTGCCCATCTTCGCGTGGCCCGCGGCCTGGTGCCTCTCCCTCGACAGGGGCTGGAGGCCCGGCCTGTTCCTGGCCATCGAGGGCCTCTCCCTCGGCAGCTACGGCCTCGCCTGGCTGCACCCCTGCGGCTTTGAGGCCGCGCTGGGCGCACACATCGCGGTGGCCGTGGGCCGGGCCCTGCACGCTCACAGGCGCCACGGCGGCGCCTCCTCGGGAAGGCGCTTGGCGCTGGGCGTGCTGTCCTGCGCGGGCTTCGTGGTCCTCAAGCTGTGTGACCACCAGCTCGCTCGGTGGCGTCTCTTCCAGCGGCTCACGGGCCACTTCTGGTCCAAAGTGTGTGACGTGCTCCAGTTCCACTGCGCCTTCTTGTTTCTGACCGGTTTAAACACCGGCTGGAGACTTCCTCCGGACGGGAAGGCGCATTAA